The sequence GCATCATACTCATTGGGCAAAAGTGGGAAGTGCTCACTGCTTTAAAACAGGCTGCTAAAACATTTGACACTGTCGCCGCATGGCATTCAGCGTGGAAGCCCGTAGAAAAAAACAGTCCTCCTTTAAAGCGAATCAAATAGTTCAAAGAAGTTCCTGCAGCTTGTTG is a genomic window of Shouchella clausii containing:
- the mciZ gene encoding Z-ring formation inhibitor MciZ — encoded protein: MKRYHRENSIILIGQKWEVLTALKQAAKTFDTVAAWHSAWKPVEKNSPPLKRIK